The Aureispira anguillae genome contains a region encoding:
- a CDS encoding response regulator: protein MTNSPIEIIVVDDHQIVLDGISAMFLTSKDIKIIGTALNAEKLWKLLRQRVPHVILLDMNLPAMNGLEIAQKIRTEQPAIRLLVLSANSDKQSILAAVKAGVHGFLPKECSKEELIKGIEMVIQGQHYFGATIAPIVYQSFANQLSGESTAQTPSVLTEREIEIVQGFANGKTYKEIGNLLFISPRTVETHKKNIFKKLGFQNQADLIKYAIKHGIIKL, encoded by the coding sequence ATGACCAACTCCCCCATTGAAATTATTGTTGTTGACGATCACCAAATTGTTTTGGATGGCATTTCCGCTATGTTTCTAACGTCTAAAGACATTAAGATAATTGGAACCGCCTTAAATGCTGAAAAACTATGGAAATTATTGCGCCAAAGAGTCCCCCATGTTATTTTGTTGGACATGAACTTGCCAGCGATGAATGGGCTTGAAATTGCTCAAAAAATTCGAACAGAGCAACCAGCCATTCGCCTATTAGTGCTTAGCGCCAATTCTGATAAACAGTCCATTTTAGCAGCCGTCAAAGCTGGAGTGCATGGCTTTTTGCCCAAAGAGTGTAGCAAAGAGGAACTTATCAAGGGGATAGAAATGGTTATTCAAGGACAGCATTACTTTGGGGCCACCATTGCTCCAATTGTCTATCAAAGTTTTGCCAACCAACTCTCTGGTGAGTCAACTGCCCAAACGCCGTCGGTGCTTACCGAACGAGAAATCGAAATTGTTCAGGGCTTTGCCAATGGGAAAACCTACAAAGAAATTGGTAACCTATTATTTATTAGCCCTCGAACAGTAGAAACACACAAAAAAAATATCTTCAAAAAACTAGGCTTTCAAAATCAAGCTGATTTAATTAAGTATGCCATTAAACATGGCATTATAAAGCTGTAA
- a CDS encoding ankyrin repeat domain-containing protein, which produces MSNFLSSEIVLAAEEGSVDNVLQLLQQGASPNAIGANSGALHAAAFMGHKAVVKALLKHGGDPNIKDKQNFYPLHLAASEGHTAICNLLLKAGANKEALTTSGGTALHIAAASNFAATVVALIKGGCDKEAKDLDGSTPLLTASALGNEGVVKSLLKSGADIKATNHKGNNALMQALWTLHAARIEQWEYEDVKDEVPVRYEIKKGCLKYYYNYNKFAPKPGRIMTLKEQRNVALQAWGAEQHLDYLNALAVVKYLIKKGVDVNQTDRRAISPLRVACYAGVGSIIKLLHHAGARFDALPWQHITQLHQVAGSGRLDGLQTFFKLADAKDINARDANGWTPAHYLADTGGPLEMADLLIKHGADVSILSTAATQNFPQGISAGKVAMHWKDLDLAMALA; this is translated from the coding sequence ATGAGTAATTTTCTTTCATCTGAAATTGTCTTGGCTGCTGAAGAGGGCAGTGTTGACAACGTTTTACAACTCTTACAACAAGGAGCTAGTCCAAATGCTATTGGAGCAAATTCGGGGGCTTTGCATGCTGCTGCTTTTATGGGGCACAAAGCTGTTGTTAAGGCCTTATTAAAACATGGGGGAGATCCTAACATTAAAGACAAGCAAAATTTTTATCCTTTGCATTTGGCAGCCAGTGAGGGGCATACGGCTATTTGCAACTTATTGCTAAAGGCAGGGGCTAATAAAGAGGCGTTGACAACCTCAGGAGGTACTGCTTTGCATATTGCAGCGGCTTCTAATTTTGCGGCTACAGTGGTTGCCTTAATCAAAGGTGGTTGCGATAAAGAAGCCAAGGATTTGGATGGTAGCACGCCTTTGTTAACGGCCAGTGCTTTGGGCAATGAAGGAGTGGTCAAATCTTTATTAAAAAGTGGTGCAGATATTAAGGCTACTAATCATAAGGGAAACAATGCACTGATGCAAGCCTTGTGGACACTTCATGCTGCTAGAATTGAGCAGTGGGAATATGAGGACGTAAAAGATGAGGTGCCTGTGCGATATGAAATCAAAAAAGGCTGCTTAAAATACTACTATAATTACAATAAATTTGCACCCAAGCCAGGGCGTATTATGACGCTTAAGGAGCAACGAAACGTTGCGTTGCAAGCTTGGGGAGCTGAGCAGCATTTGGATTATTTAAATGCACTTGCCGTGGTTAAATATTTGATTAAGAAAGGAGTTGATGTTAACCAAACAGACCGTAGAGCCATTTCTCCATTGAGGGTTGCTTGTTATGCAGGAGTCGGTAGTATTATAAAATTATTGCATCATGCAGGAGCACGTTTTGATGCATTGCCTTGGCAACACATAACTCAATTGCACCAAGTGGCAGGCAGTGGGCGTTTGGATGGTCTCCAAACATTTTTTAAGCTAGCGGATGCTAAGGATATTAATGCTAGAGATGCAAATGGCTGGACGCCTGCGCACTATTTGGCAGATACAGGAGGGCCGTTGGAAATGGCTGATTTACTAATCAAACATGGAGCAGATGTTTCTATTTTATCGACAGCTGCTACTCAAAATTTTCCGCAGGGAATTTCTGCGGGAAAAGTCGCAATGCATTGGAAGGATTTGGATTTGGCGATGGCATTGGCTTAA
- a CDS encoding TetR/AcrR family transcriptional regulator has protein sequence MPIQKLTKEEIILRSITVFRQKGYYRTNMSDLAKFCGLTKGAFYHHFANKEEVMKKSLEMTSNWFNENVFSIGYDDNIPNHEKLGKMLDVYQKVFLQEQGGCIFGNTVLETIMVEDTFKQSSKDFFEAWEKSLMNIFNAKYSNKIAKEKSTQVIANLQGAIILMILNTQSQYLKDAVHKNKELY, from the coding sequence ATGCCAATTCAAAAGTTAACAAAAGAGGAGATTATCTTGAGGAGCATAACCGTTTTTAGGCAGAAGGGATATTACAGAACTAATATGAGCGATTTGGCTAAGTTTTGTGGTTTGACCAAAGGGGCGTTTTATCATCACTTTGCAAATAAGGAGGAAGTCATGAAAAAATCCCTTGAAATGACCTCGAATTGGTTTAACGAAAATGTTTTCTCAATTGGCTATGATGACAATATCCCCAATCATGAAAAGTTGGGAAAAATGCTTGATGTTTATCAAAAGGTTTTTCTTCAAGAACAAGGAGGCTGCATTTTTGGAAACACAGTCTTAGAAACAATAATGGTCGAAGACACCTTCAAACAATCTTCAAAAGACTTTTTTGAGGCCTGGGAGAAATCTTTAATGAATATTTTTAACGCCAAATATTCAAATAAAATTGCAAAAGAGAAAAGCACACAAGTAATCGCTAATCTTCAAGGAGCAATTATATTGATGATTTTGAACACTCAATCTCAATATTTAAAAGATGCAGTCCATAAAAATAAAGAACTGTACTAG
- a CDS encoding DUF1573 domain-containing protein has protein sequence MNKVIALLGIVCLMTACSSSEEPSKNVPSSTEVEKMEGISNSSLISNPVTADEAISPEEAATIEFEEEVFDFGDIVEGESVEHLFKFKNTGKNPLVISHAQGSCGCTVPEWPKDPIAPGEGGEIKVKFNSKGKHGEQNKTVTISANTIPNKTTIRVVGGVETNPETEAAEKAAKADS, from the coding sequence ATGAATAAAGTAATAGCCTTATTGGGCATCGTGTGTTTAATGACAGCTTGTTCTTCATCTGAGGAACCATCTAAGAACGTTCCTTCTTCTACAGAGGTAGAAAAAATGGAAGGGATTAGCAATTCTTCTTTAATTAGCAATCCTGTAACCGCAGATGAGGCTATTTCTCCAGAAGAAGCTGCAACGATAGAATTTGAGGAAGAGGTATTTGATTTTGGTGATATTGTAGAGGGCGAATCAGTAGAACACTTATTTAAGTTTAAGAATACAGGCAAGAATCCTTTGGTTATTAGCCATGCACAAGGAAGCTGTGGTTGTACCGTACCTGAATGGCCAAAAGATCCAATTGCTCCTGGTGAAGGTGGAGAGATCAAGGTGAAGTTTAACAGTAAAGGCAAGCATGGAGAGCAAAACAAAACGGTTACCATCTCTGCCAATACCATTCCAAACAAAACAACAATTCGTGTTGTAGGAGGGGTAGAAACTAATCCAGAAACAGAGGCAGCGGAAAAAGCAGCAAAAGCCGATTCTTAG
- the yajC gene encoding preprotein translocase subunit YajC: MMNTVLLLWQDAGGDVATAGPSPLFWPFMLIGMAVFYFFMIRPSVKEQKEQKTFSDSLKKGSKVITAGGIHGTISAIDETQISLLIAPKTVITVQRGSISLEQTKSVYGGNTSSTAKEPAKA, translated from the coding sequence ATGATGAATACTGTATTGCTTTTGTGGCAAGATGCTGGAGGAGATGTAGCCACTGCGGGACCTAGTCCACTGTTTTGGCCGTTTATGTTAATTGGAATGGCTGTTTTTTATTTTTTTATGATTCGACCATCTGTTAAAGAACAAAAAGAACAGAAAACGTTCTCAGATAGTTTGAAAAAAGGATCAAAGGTAATCACAGCAGGAGGAATTCACGGTACCATTTCAGCGATAGATGAGACACAAATTTCTTTGTTGATTGCCCCTAAAACTGTTATTACTGTTCAAAGAGGTTCTATTTCTTTAGAACAAACGAAATCTGTCTATGGAGGAAATACCAGCTCAACAGCAAAAGAGCCAGCAAAAGCTTAG
- a CDS encoding ATP-binding protein, giving the protein MRIIILLSFCSFFLCNLNAQEKNASHLLHNHMDAALVKQLQYKITNASNDSIKATYLMKLCTAYLYHNSDSTIQTAQRGLAILNKNQGSWIAPIQIQLILFIGHSYRLKGNFNAALSTFHEMLNVSQALNDSLLIAESYSNIATVYADQEQYDSTTIFDLKTLAIREQINSPKVAMSYNNLGLDYAKSKLPNMALLYYKKAVHHKKQNGQIHRLGNSYLNIGNIYQDLSKQDSALYFFELALDNALEGKDSLFIVEALHSVGLIHSYQHHPLTAKKYFTQAINIFDYLKTPYNASIIPTYQELAHSHITLGELEQAEVLLNQSHQILLDNNMAVSSEMKTNLEFMEHLYWAKKDFVKARAYSIQEAALVDTLHQRVIDQKVYKLLIDYNDQLKQKRIESLEQQQQISDLEYEKINQQRLLLGLTALVMLLIIFSLYRINKWRSKVNQELETINQTKDKLFSIIAHDLKNPLSAFRSITQSLSDDIFNISREDLKYFIQQLNRSAHNLFELLQNLLYWSISQSGRLEFTPTTIDLSTNIQEVINLLQNNASYKKISVTNEVPKGQKVFADPTMLRTIVRNLLTNAIKFTPEAGTVRIKVIPNQDDITISVQDTGIGIPPHLRANLFKIGTQATHQAPIEGKGTGLGLILCKELVERQGGKIWVESPSNQGSIFNFTLPIHS; this is encoded by the coding sequence ATGAGAATAATTATTCTTTTAAGTTTTTGTTCTTTTTTTCTCTGCAATCTAAATGCTCAAGAAAAAAATGCCTCCCACCTCTTGCACAATCATATGGATGCTGCGTTAGTAAAGCAATTGCAATACAAGATAACCAATGCCTCCAATGACTCTATAAAAGCCACCTATTTAATGAAGTTGTGTACGGCTTATTTGTACCACAATTCAGATTCGACCATCCAAACTGCACAACGAGGGCTTGCCATTCTCAACAAAAATCAAGGCAGTTGGATTGCCCCTATTCAAATACAATTGATTTTGTTCATCGGGCATTCTTACCGCCTAAAAGGCAATTTCAACGCAGCACTAAGTACTTTTCATGAAATGCTCAATGTTAGTCAAGCTCTAAATGATAGCCTATTAATTGCGGAGTCTTATTCAAATATAGCCACGGTTTATGCCGATCAAGAACAATATGATTCAACTACCATTTTTGACCTTAAAACACTAGCAATAAGAGAACAAATCAACTCCCCCAAAGTTGCTATGAGTTATAATAATTTAGGGCTTGACTATGCCAAAAGTAAATTGCCCAACATGGCATTGCTTTATTATAAAAAAGCGGTGCATCATAAGAAACAAAATGGTCAAATTCATCGTTTAGGCAACTCCTATTTGAACATTGGTAACATTTACCAAGATCTTTCCAAACAGGATAGTGCGCTTTATTTTTTTGAATTAGCATTAGACAATGCACTAGAAGGAAAAGATAGTCTTTTTATTGTTGAAGCGTTACATTCTGTTGGGTTAATTCATAGCTATCAACACCATCCATTGACTGCAAAAAAATATTTTACGCAGGCAATTAACATCTTTGATTATCTAAAAACGCCTTACAACGCCAGTATTATTCCAACCTATCAAGAATTGGCACACAGCCACATTACACTGGGAGAATTAGAACAGGCAGAGGTTTTGCTAAACCAAAGCCATCAAATTCTATTGGATAATAATATGGCTGTCAGTTCTGAAATGAAAACCAATTTGGAATTCATGGAACATTTATATTGGGCAAAAAAAGATTTTGTTAAAGCAAGAGCCTATTCCATTCAAGAAGCCGCTTTAGTTGACACCTTGCATCAGCGCGTTATAGATCAAAAAGTTTATAAGCTCCTAATTGATTACAACGATCAGCTCAAACAAAAACGCATAGAATCTCTAGAACAACAGCAACAAATTTCTGATTTAGAATATGAAAAAATAAATCAACAACGTCTACTTTTGGGGCTTACTGCTTTGGTTATGTTACTGATTATATTTTCGTTATATCGCATCAACAAATGGCGTTCAAAAGTCAATCAAGAATTGGAAACCATCAACCAAACAAAGGATAAATTATTTAGTATTATTGCTCATGATCTAAAAAATCCTTTGTCGGCATTTCGTTCTATTACACAATCTTTATCGGATGATATTTTTAATATTAGTAGAGAAGATTTAAAATACTTTATCCAACAGTTAAACCGTTCTGCCCACAACCTTTTTGAACTGCTTCAAAACTTACTATACTGGTCTATTTCTCAGTCGGGCCGCTTAGAGTTCACCCCAACAACAATTGATTTATCAACCAATATTCAAGAGGTGATCAACTTATTGCAAAATAATGCTTCTTATAAAAAAATAAGTGTAACGAATGAGGTTCCTAAAGGACAAAAGGTTTTTGCAGATCCAACAATGCTGCGTACTATTGTAAGAAATTTACTTACCAATGCCATCAAATTTACGCCAGAAGCAGGAACTGTTCGCATCAAAGTTATTCCAAATCAAGATGACATCACAATATCAGTGCAAGATACAGGAATTGGAATCCCCCCTCACTTAAGGGCAAACCTATTTAAAATAGGAACTCAAGCTACCCATCAGGCTCCAATAGAAGGAAAAGGCACTGGACTCGGACTTATTCTATGTAAAGAGTTGGTAGAACGCCAAGGTGGAAAGATTTGGGTAGAAAGCCCTTCAAATCAAGGAAGTATTTTTAACTTTACGTTACCTATTCATTCCTAA
- a CDS encoding acyl-[acyl-carrier-protein] thioesterase, with translation MPVPKEFIYEGNFTIRTYEIDRARQATATSLINLMQEAAMQNVIDLKVSVWDMATSNISWVLMRKNLKIHRLPALGETIRIQTYPAGFDKVFTYRDYKVFDEKNNLLAASSSTWLLMNTIKRRIARIPEEIRVRGSFDTSACLPHAKNKLPKLTNVDFQKEFVVHWHDMDFNEHLNNVRYMQWIFETVDYYIQHTGKLEELDIIYKAECYWKDTVQVSTQKIDDSTYLHRLVRLSDQEEIAVAQTTWTVF, from the coding sequence ATGCCTGTACCTAAAGAATTTATTTACGAAGGGAATTTCACTATTCGAACCTATGAAATTGATCGTGCCAGACAAGCAACAGCCACTTCGCTTATCAACCTAATGCAAGAAGCTGCTATGCAAAATGTTATTGATCTAAAAGTATCGGTTTGGGATATGGCCACCAGCAATATTTCATGGGTTTTAATGCGAAAAAATCTAAAAATACATCGACTGCCCGCTCTTGGAGAAACCATTCGCATTCAAACTTACCCCGCTGGATTCGACAAAGTTTTTACGTATAGAGATTACAAAGTTTTTGATGAAAAAAATAACCTTCTGGCTGCTTCATCCTCTACTTGGTTACTGATGAATACCATTAAACGTAGAATTGCTCGAATTCCTGAAGAAATTAGAGTGCGTGGAAGTTTTGACACCTCTGCTTGCTTGCCACATGCCAAAAACAAATTGCCTAAACTTACAAACGTAGATTTTCAAAAAGAATTTGTTGTGCATTGGCATGATATGGACTTTAACGAGCACCTTAACAATGTTCGTTATATGCAATGGATCTTTGAAACCGTTGATTATTATATTCAACATACTGGAAAATTAGAGGAATTGGATATTATCTACAAAGCAGAATGTTATTGGAAAGATACCGTTCAGGTTTCTACGCAAAAAATAGACGACAGCACTTACTTGCATCGCCTAGTTCGTTTATCAGATCAAGAAGAAATTGCAGTAGCCCAAACTACTTGGACAGTGTTTTAG
- a CDS encoding YbbR-like domain-containing protein: MEEIPAQQQKSQQKLSKENIKAFLKTDRAILIICISIAFIFWLMTKLSYAYKDTIIVQLDYQTPPGKVFTYPPAQELEVDIEGRGWDLLGLAFSNKERIVTIPIGENEIRTISASSLTAKVLKFIPKATILNIHPENIKLQTEDIATKKIPVILDEQVRLAPLHQYVDSIQIKPKMIEIQGPASIIRDIHEWKTNVLIPPEEVSKDIEVTLSLITHPNSNISLSTNKIKCTARVEQITEKRIEVPIEVLNAPDSLLLVILPKSIEVTCQVGLSDYDRVETTDFRAIVDFASIDLFKERSIRILLREQPQFVKQVHYAPKNVDYIIRSRNLNDF; encoded by the coding sequence ATGGAGGAAATACCAGCTCAACAGCAAAAGAGCCAGCAAAAGCTTAGCAAAGAAAATATAAAAGCATTCCTTAAAACGGATCGAGCAATACTAATAATTTGCATTAGTATTGCTTTTATTTTTTGGTTGATGACGAAGCTTTCTTATGCTTATAAAGATACCATTATTGTTCAATTAGACTATCAAACACCCCCTGGTAAGGTTTTTACTTATCCGCCAGCACAAGAACTAGAAGTTGATATAGAAGGAAGGGGCTGGGATTTGTTGGGCTTGGCTTTTTCCAATAAGGAACGGATTGTTACCATTCCAATTGGTGAAAATGAAATTCGGACGATTTCTGCTTCTTCTTTAACCGCCAAGGTCTTAAAATTTATTCCCAAGGCAACCATTCTAAATATCCATCCTGAGAACATTAAGTTGCAAACAGAGGATATTGCGACTAAGAAAATTCCTGTTATTTTGGATGAACAGGTTCGACTTGCTCCTCTGCATCAATATGTGGATTCCATCCAAATTAAACCCAAAATGATTGAAATACAGGGACCTGCATCTATTATCCGAGATATTCACGAATGGAAAACCAATGTTTTAATTCCCCCTGAAGAAGTTAGCAAAGATATAGAAGTAACCCTATCGTTGATAACACACCCCAATAGCAACATCAGCCTTTCTACCAATAAAATAAAATGCACTGCAAGGGTAGAACAAATCACTGAAAAACGAATAGAAGTTCCTATCGAAGTACTCAATGCTCCTGATAGCTTATTGTTGGTTATTTTACCTAAAAGCATAGAGGTAACTTGCCAAGTAGGCTTAAGCGATTATGATCGGGTAGAAACGACTGATTTTAGAGCCATTGTTGATTTTGCAAGCATTGATTTATTTAAGGAACGTTCAATTCGTATTTTGCTTAGAGAACAGCCCCAATTTGTCAAACAGGTGCATTATGCGCCAAAAAACGTAGATTACATTATTCGTAGCCGAAACTTAAATGACTTCTAA
- a CDS encoding MBL fold metallo-hydrolase, which translates to MELQLIRNATIKLNYAGKVILVDPMLCEKNTFPPFVKGLLRNPTINLTLPINELVQGVDAVLVTHSHPDHFDDRSQEMLPKDVPLFCSIEDKEFEKFNGFEHKKAIEHRLEWEGISITRIEGQHGSGPVLPYMGKVSGFVLESPNEPTVYIVSDSIWYEKVANAITKFNPEVIIVNSGGGIIPGFEKYPVMLDEEQTISLVQFAKTSQIIAVHLEAIDFCRVTRNSLRAEANKNNISEKQLIIPKDGEKIIMNRK; encoded by the coding sequence ATGGAATTACAATTAATTAGAAATGCAACGATCAAACTAAACTATGCAGGAAAAGTTATTTTAGTTGATCCAATGTTATGCGAAAAGAATACTTTTCCTCCTTTTGTAAAAGGACTATTGCGAAATCCGACCATTAATTTAACATTACCAATTAATGAATTGGTACAAGGGGTGGATGCTGTATTGGTTACCCATTCTCATCCTGATCATTTTGATGACAGGAGCCAAGAAATGCTACCTAAAGACGTTCCTTTGTTTTGCAGTATAGAAGATAAAGAATTTGAAAAATTCAATGGCTTTGAACATAAAAAGGCAATTGAGCATAGGCTTGAATGGGAGGGGATTAGCATTACACGAATAGAAGGGCAACACGGCAGTGGTCCTGTATTGCCCTATATGGGAAAAGTATCTGGATTTGTACTTGAGAGTCCGAATGAACCGACTGTTTATATAGTAAGTGATTCTATCTGGTATGAGAAAGTAGCCAATGCTATAACTAAATTTAATCCTGAGGTAATTATAGTCAACTCAGGAGGAGGAATTATCCCAGGTTTTGAGAAATATCCAGTAATGTTAGATGAAGAGCAGACTATTTCTTTAGTACAATTTGCAAAAACATCTCAAATAATTGCTGTACATTTAGAAGCAATAGACTTTTGCAGGGTAACCAGAAATTCTCTAAGAGCAGAAGCAAATAAAAATAACATTTCAGAAAAGCAATTAATTATTCCAAAGGATGGTGAAAAAATCATCATGAATAGAAAATAA
- a CDS encoding ankyrin repeat domain-containing protein → MKEELNQAIIVAAEAGDLDNVKKALADGADPNAVGPNSGALHCAAFNGHKAVVDLLLKSGADCNQKDNQSFYPLHLAASKGQVGICNTLIKAGATLNSITEAGGTPLHVAAASDHPKVVTALVKAGANLEARDNNGLTVLAAAASLGRVNVVKKLITVGAEVNTNDNGRDTPLIKSLRYLYQVRIKEWSSLGSNEGKEVKYEVVKGCFRYDNDYDKNNKTKLGSILSLKEQRACAEQFWGPSEHLEYLNTLDTVKVLIKAGADVNASNDSGQTAMSMACHAGEAKLIQELHKKGASFDSKDYQSATPLHRVAGSGRIDGLTMFFKLASNVDINVVDEYGWTPLHYLADIGGHIGMAALLLKKGANSSAKTTKGRGVGVPVDSTPADVALYWDDAEMAAALK, encoded by the coding sequence ATGAAAGAAGAATTAAACCAAGCAATTATAGTTGCTGCCGAAGCTGGCGATTTGGATAATGTAAAAAAAGCCTTAGCGGATGGAGCCGATCCCAATGCAGTGGGACCAAACTCTGGAGCGTTGCATTGTGCAGCATTTAATGGGCATAAGGCTGTTGTAGACTTGTTGTTAAAAAGTGGTGCAGATTGCAATCAAAAAGATAACCAAAGTTTTTATCCACTTCATTTAGCAGCGAGCAAAGGACAGGTAGGAATTTGTAATACTTTAATCAAGGCGGGGGCAACGCTTAATAGTATCACTGAGGCAGGTGGAACTCCATTACATGTTGCTGCTGCATCTGATCATCCTAAAGTGGTGACGGCATTAGTGAAGGCAGGTGCTAATTTGGAAGCAAGAGATAACAATGGTTTGACAGTTTTGGCTGCTGCTGCTAGTTTAGGACGGGTGAATGTCGTCAAAAAATTAATAACAGTTGGAGCAGAGGTAAACACGAATGATAATGGCAGGGATACCCCTTTAATCAAGAGTTTGAGGTATTTATATCAAGTAAGAATCAAAGAATGGTCGAGCCTAGGATCTAATGAAGGAAAAGAGGTGAAATACGAGGTAGTAAAGGGTTGTTTTCGATACGATAATGATTATGATAAGAACAATAAAACAAAGTTGGGAAGTATTCTTTCTCTAAAAGAACAGCGTGCTTGTGCCGAGCAATTTTGGGGACCTTCTGAACATTTGGAATACCTCAATACTTTGGATACGGTAAAAGTATTAATTAAAGCAGGAGCTGATGTTAATGCAAGTAATGACAGTGGACAGACAGCTATGAGCATGGCTTGTCATGCTGGCGAAGCCAAATTGATCCAAGAATTGCATAAAAAAGGAGCTTCTTTTGATAGCAAGGATTACCAGTCTGCAACCCCTTTGCATCGGGTGGCAGGAAGTGGAAGAATTGATGGCTTGACCATGTTTTTTAAGTTGGCAAGCAATGTGGATATCAATGTAGTTGATGAGTATGGCTGGACGCCATTGCATTATTTAGCGGATATTGGTGGACATATAGGAATGGCTGCTTTATTGTTAAAAAAAGGAGCCAATAGTAGTGCAAAAACAACAAAAGGAAGAGGAGTAGGAGTACCTGTTGATTCAACTCCTGCCGATGTCGCATTATATTGGGATGATGCAGAAATGGCAGCCGCTTTAAAATAA
- the nusB gene encoding transcription antitermination factor NusB: protein MLSRHNIRIKVLQTLYAYLQSGHTNTAIAEKDYLKAIKESYRLYLLNMLYLIKVAEYSKKDFDIKSNKFVPTEEDKKASLRLYENPVLVALRENEEFNLRIKREKLLSIIDEDLVRKLYQNFAKSEYHTTYLEMSPMPAREHQYCLVNLYKSMLEEEHFLEHLEDISPTSEDDQSLIFGAIKRSVRSLPEDDEFYIAQLPNEEFVHDFGKELLYKSIHHNDDLHELVVEKLKNWNEDRVAVLDMLLLKLGICEFLYFPSIPTKVTINEYVSLAKDYSTDKSKRFINGILDRLMKDLMEKGLISKEGRGLKEN from the coding sequence ATGCTTAGTCGTCATAATATTCGTATCAAGGTATTACAAACATTATATGCTTATTTACAAAGCGGTCATACGAATACTGCCATTGCAGAGAAAGATTATCTAAAAGCAATCAAGGAAAGCTATCGCTTATACCTATTAAATATGCTTTATTTAATCAAAGTTGCAGAATATTCAAAAAAAGATTTTGATATTAAGTCTAATAAATTTGTTCCTACAGAGGAAGACAAAAAAGCTTCGCTTAGACTCTATGAAAATCCTGTTTTGGTTGCTTTGCGAGAAAATGAAGAATTTAACTTGCGAATAAAACGAGAAAAATTGCTCTCAATTATTGATGAGGATTTGGTTCGCAAATTATACCAAAACTTTGCAAAATCAGAGTACCATACAACGTATCTAGAAATGTCGCCCATGCCTGCTAGAGAACACCAATACTGTTTGGTGAATCTTTATAAGTCAATGTTGGAAGAAGAGCATTTCTTAGAGCATTTAGAAGATATTTCTCCTACTTCAGAAGATGATCAATCACTTATTTTTGGAGCCATAAAACGTTCTGTTCGTTCTTTGCCAGAAGACGACGAGTTTTATATTGCTCAATTGCCAAATGAAGAATTTGTACATGATTTTGGAAAAGAATTGTTGTACAAATCGATTCATCACAATGATGATTTGCATGAGCTAGTGGTCGAAAAACTGAAAAACTGGAATGAGGATCGAGTGGCCGTCCTAGATATGTTATTGCTTAAGTTAGGAATTTGCGAATTTTTGTATTTCCCTTCTATTCCAACCAAAGTTACGATCAACGAATACGTTAGTCTAGCCAAGGATTATAGCACCGATAAAAGTAAGCGCTTTATCAACGGTATTTTGGATCGACTAATGAAAGATTTGATGGAAAAAGGCTTGATTTCTAAGGAAGGAAGAGGCTTGAAAGAAAATTAA